The sequence below is a genomic window from Ipomoea triloba cultivar NCNSP0323 chromosome 2, ASM357664v1.
NNNNNNNNNNNNNNNNNNNNNNNNNNNNNNNNNNNNNNNNNNNNNNNNNNNNNNNNNNNNNNNNNNNNNNNNNNNNNNNNNNNNNNNNNNNNNNNNNNNNNNNNNNNNNNNNNNNNNNNNNNNNNNNNNNNNNNNNNNNNNNNNNNNNNNNNNNNNNNNNNNNNNNNNNNNNNNNNNNNNNNNNNNNNNNNNNNNNNacccaaaaaaaaaaaaaaaaaaaaaaaacagaggaagtttaaatttgttcattttctaTAGAATTTAAGTACTTAACAtctgtttcaaaaaaaaaaaaaaaagaaaaagaaaatacttaACATCAAAATGAACACTACCAAAATCATTGGCAGAATGAAGTTATACAAGTTGTTTACTGGCTATGTCAGACTGTAAAACCAGTTCACCTAAAAGCTTGAAACTTGGAAAAATATACCACTTTTACCTCCTATTTCAGTCTATCTCAGCTTCAAAAACActaattcaagaaaatattaGCTTAAAATCAGATTGAACACATCTCTTAGCGTGACTATGCCTTCAACGCGCCGGGTAGAACTATCAATCACAACAATGCGGCGCACAGCTGAAATATGAGCGCAAATGACCATTTAGAAACACGACAGATCGAAATATTTGGACAGGGAAGGAAATCAAGCGTGCCATATATACATACGAACCTGGGTCTGAGAGGACCTCCATGACTGTATATAATGGAGCAAAGCGTGTGCACACCCGGTATCGATCATGGCCTGATTCATTTAACACCTCCAACACCTGTACCCCCGATTCTCGTTTCTCAGCTTAGGaacttaaaaatgaatatgCAATTTCTTTTCATGGAAATATCGCCAAGTTAAAGAAGCTTACACTTCTTGTTCTAACTCTTGGCAATTGTAATTTCATGTGTCAGGAACACAGAAAACAATAAAAACACGCAAGGTATACATACTTAAAGACGGTAAACCCAACTTTTTTATGGTGAAAAATAATTACTTAAGAGTAACGAACCAAATATTTGGATGGAATATACCTGAGACAGCATCGTTTGATCAGGTTGAATGTGAGCATAGACGCTGCCGTTGGCCAAAGAGGTAATATCACTATTCAAAGAGGGttacatttatcaatttgtATTAGTGTAATATGATATGAAATAAAGCTCATAACTGATACTTGAACTTGGTAGCATATCCGTTACCTCCGAGAATATATGTTTATTAGGACCCCGTTATCATTAACTATAGGTATTGAGCTTATCCGAGCTGTCAAGTACAAAACAAAAGATACAAGTATGAATATGGATCCATGATATATGCTTACATTACATAtcaaaatttctaaaaataaaagacCAAGAAACTAGCTTGCTTTAAGGCTAACATGCAATGCAATAAGATGATGGCAGTAAATATAACTTCTTGAGTGAACTCAAAGGTTTCTCTTAGAGACGTTATGAATTAGGaaatcttttaatttgaatgCTAAGATCCCACGTAGTATCTAATAACGCAATGATTAAGTtatctaaaattgttatttaCACCTGGATCTATAATGACTATCATAAAGTTGATCACCAGTTTCCAACCAGGATTTTCAGAAGCCGAAGCTTTTATAGTATAACCTGGAGTCCTGGAACTATTTTCAATAGAAGCAGAGCAGTATGATAATAAGATTAGAAATACATTCCTCAGGAAGAGCGTAAAATAGGTAATAcctttaattaacaaattaagaGCACAACCGAGAGAACTGCTGGCATGTAATGTTAACAATGTCCGGTTATTCGCCCACCCAAATTCTCTTGTCCAGGTACCCACGGGAAGATTACAGATGGATTGCTGCAGAAGCGGCAGATACTGAAGGCAGTGCCTAAAATGCCTGCATATGTCTAAGGTTTTGCACGGAAAAAAGGCGGGGGTGAGGACACGAGGATTAGAGAACTAGAGAAGAGCCTCGGTGaaagaataagaaaaaatattctttaaaaattttgaattagttAAGAAAACATACGTTTTAATATTCCAGCAAGGCATGCAATATGCAGCAATTGAGGGCAAGATCCATCTTCCGGTGAATGTATGACTGGAACTGAAGAAATTTCATTCCGTAATATTGTCAAAGCCACATCTGTCAAAGAATCATCTGGTCCAACCTGTATCCAGGTAGGAAATAGTAAGAGCAACCCAGAAGAAAAAGAACCGTAAAAATCCAAGGTTAATAAAACCAACAGTCTCACATTATTGAATTGGACAAAAATATATAGGTTGGAATACTCGCCAAGAAGTTATTCCAAGTATATAAAAGATGAGTAAAGGATTGCTTACTTGGATTAATTCCCTTCTCTGAAGCGGTAACAAAGCCCCAGCCACATCTCTTTGATACcgaagtttttcatttttccatgAAGAAATTGTGTGCATTTCAAGTTCTTCATCAGTCAGCAAAGCACGAAATTGATGAAGCTGGCCAGGGAAACAAGAAGACTTTGAAAGGTAAATTAAATAACTAACATGTTTGGCGtaagtggtaagcgtttgatcctaacaagtggtatcagagccagaaTGTTGGAGAATGTGTGGTGGTCGGtacaaggaaataaagttgcgccttcgctactagctatagcttttggcataagtgttaagcgcttgatcctaacataaCAGTATGCACACAATATCTAGCCAGACCCAACGTACTTCGACTACAAAGATGAATGTGATAGTAATAACTAATGATTTTAGTCACAAAGTCATCATGtaaaaaatatagtgaaatGTAGCTCTTTGTCACAATGAACTAAGAAAAACCCGTGGCCCTCTAGTGATGTATGGATAGAACAAAGACAGGCAGGAATTTGATGCAACTTCTCATTTTGGTTTGGCTTTATAGCTTAAATCAAAGGCTCAAATATTGGAAGAGAAAAGTAGAAGAGAAAGCGAAAGTAGTCTGCAGAAGCtctcaattatattaattaaattttacctccagtaaaatcaaaataaaatctGAAGCAGTTAGCATTCCAGAAATCCTCGAGTTCTGCTCATCCCAAAGAGGCATGACAGGAAGCCCCTAAAGATTTTATTTCCTAAATAAGTCAAATAATGACAATAACAAGAAAAAAATATGATCAATCTGTTCCAATTCAGGTTAGAGTGTTGAACCTAAAAAAGCATTGCATATGCAGGACATCTTTTGCTGCAGCATATGATATCATATGGAAATACTTTCttttgctctctctctctctctcttggtgttatttattttattttttcacttcatttattatttaatcgTATCTGAATGACCTGATGAGTTCACAGTTTTAAGAAGCCTCCAATATAGGAAAACATATTAAAGAAGATCCAACCAAACCTGCAAACAGTAATACTATTGTTTTTCTGGCATGTCCCGTTCCAAGAGACAAAGAGGAATTTGGAATTACTTGTACACTAATCTCATATCTGAGGTACACTGTTCTTTGTTACAAACAGAAAATCCAGGCAGGCACACGGGAAATAGACAATCAAACCTGCTCATACATGATATGAAAAGCCTGTTTCACTGCCACTTCAGTATCCAAGGCAAGGGCCTATAGAATTTTGGAAATTACAAGATGGTCGGTCAATCACAGTAAATTTGCTACCATAACAAAAGTAACACTTTCTTAAAGCAGTAGGAAGATACACCGACCTTTCCAGAATTGGGCATCAAGTCATGTGCTTTAAAGGACGATAAATGCACAAATAGACGATGGCGTGATGCATCTGTTCTGTCTTCTGGTAATTGCAGAATTCGACCATTTGGTAGTACACCTGAAGATGAAGCCTAGTAGTAAAAGAATCAATAAGAAATTCAGATGCTTGCAAAAGGTAAACAATCATCTTCTGTAAAAAATAACACTAAGGATGAGATCTAAAAATTTGagcaatggttttttttttttttttaatggaaaggATTCAAGGAAGGAGTAGAGACTACAATACTACAAAGTATATGACGGGAAAAAGAATTTAGTGGTATTTGCAGTGACCTCAAGCTGCATATCTCTTATGCTATCCAAGTCCAAGGTACCCCGAACAGCTTCAGGGGGTAATCTCTGAGCATTAACACTTGGTTCCT
It includes:
- the LOC116009436 gene encoding sucrose nonfermenting 4-like protein, with the protein product MVLTVFTWRYGGREVYLYGSYNGWGDGTVMNSMNGSTMALSAAIDLPPGYHQYKFLVDGTWQVDEEQLRVIDEQGVINNLIFVEEPSVNAQRLPPEAVRGTLDLDSIRDMQLEASSSGVLPNGRILQLPEDRTDASRHRLFVHLSSFKAHDLMPNSGKALALDTEVAVKQAFHIMYEQGLPVMPLWDEQNSRISGMLTASDFILILLELHQFRALLTDEELEMHTISSWKNEKLRYQRDVAGALLPLQRRELIQVGPDDSLTDVALTILRNEISSVPVIHSPEDGSCPQLLHIACLAGILKHICRHFRHCLQYLPLLQQSICNLPVGTWTREFGWANNRTLLTLHASSSLGCALNLLIKARISSIPIVNDNGVLINIYSRSDITSLANGSVYAHIQPDQTMLSQVLEVLNESGHDRYRVCTRFAPLYTVMEVLSDPAVRRIVVIDSSTRRVEGIVTLRDVFNLILS